The window TCCGCGCTCGTGCCCCCCGTGGTGATGGCCGCCTTCTTCATCGGTCTCGTCGTGACGATCGTCAAGAGCCAGGGCGGCCCCAACAAGGCCAAGGAGGACGCGGCCGTGGACTCGGCGATCAGTCGCGCCGAGGCGGTGCAGAAGACCCCGCGGACCGACGGGGCCTGACCGGTACCTCGCGTACTGCCACTGCACGGCACCGGATCGCATCGCACCGAGCGAAGGGCGTACGGCACAGTATGAGTCGTACGCCCTTTTGCTGTGTAAATAACCTGCCATTCCAGACATCTAGCACTATGGTGACGCTGTGCCCCGCCAATTGGGAGAGCTGGAAGACGCCGTGATGACGCGGGTCTGGCAATGGAACCGTCCGGTCACCGTGCGGGAAGTCCTTGAGGACCTTCAGCAGGAACGGTCCATCGCGTACACGACCGTCATGACGGTAATGGACAATCTCCATCAGAAGGGCTGGGTGCGCAGGGAAGTAGAGGGCCGCGCATATCGATATACGGCGGTCTCCACCCGCGCCGCCTACTCGGCCGCACTGATGAACGAAGCCTGGTCGCACAGTGACAACCCGGCCGCCGCTCTTGTCGCCTTCTTCGGCATGATGTCCGCCGAGCAGCGCGAAGCTCTCCGCGATGCGATGCGGATCGTATCCCCGGACGCCCCGGAGGTCGTTGATCACCCGGCTGATGACGCCGGCCCGGAGACCGAGCGATAGCGTCGGGGCATGTCCTCAGAGCTTCCGCATACAGATTTCCGTACCGAACCGTCGGTTATAAACGCAGCCATCACTGTCCGCCGTGCCAGGACGAGCGATGTGCCCTCGGTCCGTCGTCTCCTCGACGGGTACGTACGCGAAGGCATCCTGCTCGACAAAGCGACGGTGACGCTTTACGAGGACATCCAGGAGTTCTGGATCGCGGAACGCGACGCGGATGCCCGGGTCATCGGCTGCGGTGCACTCCATGTGATGTGGGAAGACCTCGCCGAAGTCCGTACTCTCGCGGTCGATCACAGCATCAAGGGTGTCGGAGTGGGGCATCAAGTGCTGGACAAGCTGTTGCAGACCGCTCGCTGGCTGGGTGTGCGCCGGGTTTTCTGTCTCACCTTCGAAGTCGACTTCTTCGCCAAGCACGGCTTCGTGGAGATCGGAGAGACGCCGGTCGACACAGATGTCTACAGCGAGCTGCTGCGTTCCTATGACGAGGGCGTAGCAGAGTTCCTCGGTCTCGAACGAGTGAAGCCGAACACCTTGGGCAACAGCCGGATGCTTCTGCACCTGTGACCGCCGGAAGAACCCGGAACCCTATGTCCGAATCGCGCATGTTTCCCGTGTTCTTGCACTCCTGAACCTCTCCCAGGGGTTTGTGTTTTCCGGAGAAAAGCGGTTTCCTTTCCGCGTACTGCATTTTCGATGAAAGGAAATCCGGTGGCACAGAAGGTTCAGGTCCTTCTTGTCGATGACCTCGACGGTGGCGAGGCGGACGAGACAGTGACGTTCGCTCTGGATGGCAAGACGTACGAGATTGACCTCACCACGACCAACGCGGACAAGCTCCGCGGTCTTCTTGAGCCGTACACCAAGGGTGGCCGACGCACCGGTGGCCGTGCCGCGACCGGCCGCGGCAAGGGTCGCGCCGTTCCCGGTGGCAACAAGGACACCGCTGAGATCCGTAAGTGGGCGCGCGAGAACGGTCACAATGTGAATGACCGCGGTCGTGTTCCGGCAGAGATCCGCGAGGCTTACGAGAAGGCCAACGGCTGAACTGTCGGCTGATCGGCCGTGCACCCCGTTGCCGGTCGTCCTGTTCCGGCACGCGTCAACCGGGCCCGGTGGCATTCCGTCGCCACCGCGTCCACGAGCCGTACGAGATCGGGAGCATCCCCACCCCTGCTCCCGAGGCCGGCGAGGGCCGGGAGCTCCTCCCCCTCGTGCCGCAGCTCGGGGGGCCGCAGCCATACGGCGGCCCCCGGCGAGCCGGCCGCCCAGCCGGGCGGTGCCGGCGCGATGATCCGCCCGCCCGTACCGACGGCGGTCAGCGTGAGCGCCACCCCGCCCCACTCCAGCCAGTCGAGCAGCCCCGGCAGCTCGTCGGCGCTCCCCGGGGCCACCAGTAGCCCCATGGTCTGCCCGGTCAGTGCCACCGGCCCGGTGCGTCCCACCCGCCGCAGCGCAGCGTGACCCGCGACCGCAGGCAGTTCCAGGACGTCGAACCGCAGCCCGGTCAGCAACCGGAGCGGAGCGGTGCCCGTCGTCGCCCAGCCGAGCTCGCGCTCGTACCACTGCGCATGGTCGCCATGGCCGTCGCGGTCGTCGGCGAGCGGCGAGCGCGGAGGCGGGACGGTGAGGGCCATGCCGGAAGAACTGCCGAGAGACCCCAAGAGTTACGCAGAGTCCTCGATTGCATGCGCAGCGTGTCCGGAATGGAGGGCGCACGAGCGCATTTTGGAGCGCAAGGATGTTCGCCCGTAGCGGAGGGAACCGGCGTGCGCCGCATGGACTGTCTGTAATTGCGGGTAAGACATCCCTAGTGGGGAGGGGCGACACGCAGGCCGAGACGTCTCACGTTCGCCGTCGGCGTACTGGCGATAGGGGTATCTGCCTGGCCTGCGGGAACATCGTCTCGCACCATCGGGTTGGAGCAGTTGTCGGCGTTCGGGGCAGGAGGCCAAGGACGGGTGTCGGCAGTTGGAATGAGCGGTCCCCGCTTGCGGGACTAAGCTGCGGAAGGACAGGGAGGGGACCGACCCCTTACTGCCTGACCGCTCTGAGGAGCGATTAACGATGTTCGAGAGGTTCACCGACCGCGCGCGGCGGGTTGTCGTCCTGGCTCAGGAAGAAGCCCGGATGCTCAACCACAACTACATCGGCACCGAGCACATCCTCCTGGGCCTTATCCACGAGGGTGAGGGTGTCGCCGCTAAGGCCCTGGAGAGCCTCGGGATTTCGCTCGAGGCGGTCCGCCAGCAGGTGGAGGAGATCATCGGTCAGGGCCAGCAGGCCCCGTCCGGGCACATCCCCTTCACTCCGCGAGCCAAGAAGGTCCTGGAGCTGTCGCTCCGCGAGGCTCTTCAGCTCGGCCACAACTACATCGGTACCGAGCACATCCTGCTCGGCCTGATCCGCGAGGGCGAGGGCGTCGCCGCCCAGGTCCTCGTCAAGCTGGGCGCCGACCTGAACCGCGTGCGGCAGCAGGTCATCCAGCTGCTCTCCGGGTACTCGGGAGGCAAGGAGGCGGCCACTGCGGGCGGCCCCGCGGAGGGCACGCCCTCCACGTCCCTGGTGCTCGACCAGTTCGGCCGGAACCTCACCCAGGCCGCTCGCGAATCCAAGCTCGACCCGGTCATCGGGCGCGAGAAGGAGATCGAGCGGGTCATGCAGGTGCTGTCCCGCCGTACCAAGAACAACCCGGTTCTCATCGGCGAGCCCGGCGTCGGCAAGACGGCGGTCGTCGAGGGCCTGGCGCAGGCCATCGTCAAGGGCGAGGTGCCCGAGACCCTCAAGGACAAGCACCTCTACACCCTCGACCTCGGCGCGCTGGTCGCCGGCTCCCGCTACCGCGGTGACTTCGAGGAGCGCCTGAAGAAGGTCCTCAAGGAGATCCGTACCCGCGGCGACATCATCCTGTTCATCGACGAGCTCCACACCCTGGTGGGTGCGGGCGCCGCCGAGGGCGCGATCGACGCGGCAAGCATCCTCAAGCCCATGCTGGCGCGAGGCGAGCTCCAGACGATCGGTGCGACGACGCTCGACGAGTACCGCAAGCACCTGGAGAAGGACGCGGCCCTCGAGCGCCGCTTCCAGCCCATCCAGGTCGCGGAGCCGTCGCTGCCGCACACCATCGAGATCCTCAAGGGTCTGCGCGACCGCTACGAGGCCCACCACCGCGTGTCCATCACGGACGAGGCGCTGGTCCAGGCCGCGACGCTGGCCGACCGCTACATCTCGGACCGCTTCCTGCCGGACAAGGCGATCGACCTGATCGACGAGGCCGGCTCCCGGATGCGCATCCGCCGGATGACCGCGCCGCCGGACCTCCGCGAGTTCGACGAGAAGATCGCGGGCGTCCGCCGCGACAAGGAGTCGGCCATCGACTCCCAGGACTTCGAGAAGGCAGCGTCTCTCCGCGACAAGGAGAAGCAGCTGCTGGCGGCGAAGACCAAGCGGGAGAAGGAGTGGAAGGCCGGCGACATGGACGTCGTCGCCGAGGTCGACGGCGAGCTGATCGCCGAAGTCCTGGCCACGGCCACGGGCATCCCGGTCTTCAAGCTGACGGAGGAGGAGTCCTCCCGTCTGCTGCGCATGGAGGACGAGCTCCACAAGCGCGTCATCGGCCAGAAGGACGCCATCAAGGCCCTCTCGCAGGCGATCCGCCGTACGCGAGCCGGTCTGAAGGACCCGAAGCGGCCCGGTGGCTCGTTCATCTTCGCCGGCCCGTCCGGTGTCGGTAAGACCGAGCTCTCCAAGACGCTCGCCGAATTCCTCTTCGGTGACGAGGATGCGCTGATCTCCCTCGACATGTCGGAGTTCAGTGAGAAGCACACGGTTTCCCGCCTCTTCGGTTCTCCCCCCGGTTACGTGGGTTACGAAGAGGGCGGCCAGCTCACCGAGAAGGTGCGCCGCAAGCCGTTCTCCGTCGTCCTCTTCGACGAGGTCGAGAAGGCCCACCCCGATATCTTCAATTCCCTGCTCCAGATTCTGGAAGACGGTCGCCTGACCGACTCCCAGGGCCGGGTCGTGGACTTCAAGAACACGGTCATCATCATGACGACCAACCTCGGGACCCGGGACATCTCCAAGGGCTTCAACCTGGGCTTCGCCGCCCAGGGCGACGTCAAGACCGGCTACGAGCGGATGAAGAACAAGGTCAACGAAGAGCTCAAGCAGCACTTCCGGCCCGAGTTCCTCAACCGTGTCGACGACACGGTCGTGTTCCACCAGCTGACCGAGGAAGACATCATCCAGATCGTCGACCTCATGATCGCCAAGGTGGACGAGCGTCTGAAGGACCGCGACATGGGCATCGAGCTCAGCGCGGAGGCCAAGTCGCTCCTGGCGAAGAAGGGCTACGACCCCGTGATGGGTGCCCGGCCGCTGCGCCGGACGATCCAGCGCGAGATCGAGGACATCCTCTCCGAGAAGATCCTCTTCGGTGAGCTGCGTCCCGGTCACATCGTGGTCGTGGGCACCGAGGGCGAGGGTGAGGAGAAGAAGTTCACCTTCCGTGGCGAGGAGAAGTCGGCACTGCCCGACGTCCCGCCGATCGAGCAGGCGGCAGGCGGCGCCGGCCCGAACCTGACGAAGGACGCGTAAGGGCGCGTAGAGCGTCTGAGCATGTGAAGGGGCTGCCCCGGACCGTTCCGCACGGTTCCGGGGCAGCCCCTTTTTCTGTGCGGCCCGGGATCAGCTGGTGATGCGGAGGCCGTCGGTGCCGGGGGACGTGGACATCGGTGTCCTCAGCCTCGACATCGAGGCCGGGCAGGACCTGGGCGGCGTGAGATCCGGCGGCGCCGGCCACTTCCGCACCCGGCGCCGATCATCTCCCTCCCCGGCCTGCGCCGGGTGAAGCTTCCGCACGTGCCCGCGTACGGGCTGGACGGCGTCCCCGTGTACGGGTCCGAGGTGCGGCGACTGGTCCGGGCCTCGCAGGACGCCCCATGGGACGGTCTCGGCCCCTGGGCGGGCCTGGCATCGCTCTGCGGACGCACCCTCGCTCCGCCGGCGGCCCTCTTCGCCGTTCTGCGCCGGACGCCCGTCGTCACCGACCTCAGGACGCCCGTCGTCACCGACCTCCGGCCGACGCGCCCGCGCAGTACGGCCTCGCCGCCGAAGCGGCCCTGCCGCCCGCGGCCCTCGGCATCGGGCGGCAGGGCGCCCCGTCGACCTGCACAGCGCGGTCTCCGGGCGGTGCTGAAGGTCCGGGCCGGTTCCGACAGACCGTGCGGCGCGGTCGCCGGGCCGACTCCTGCCGGTCGGCGCAGAACGGCGAGGAGGGCCGCAGGCCGAAGGTCCCGAATCGGACAGCCCTTGGTCCCACCGCGGGTGACAAGGCGCACAGCCCTTTCGGGGCCTACTAGGAGGCTTAGGGGAGATGACCGCGAGCACGGGAGGGACCTCAGTCCCGGGGGCGACCGGGACCTTCGGAGTGACGGTGCGGGACGCCTGGAACGCTAGGTAATGTCCGTTTAGAGCGGTTTGGAACTGGGGTTAAACCTGCTCGGCCGACGAGATCCGACAGGGTGCGGAGCGGGTGGTGCGGAGCCCGCCCGAGT is drawn from Streptomyces sp. NBC_01717 and contains these coding sequences:
- a CDS encoding BlaI/MecI/CopY family transcriptional regulator, with amino-acid sequence MPRQLGELEDAVMTRVWQWNRPVTVREVLEDLQQERSIAYTTVMTVMDNLHQKGWVRREVEGRAYRYTAVSTRAAYSAALMNEAWSHSDNPAAALVAFFGMMSAEQREALRDAMRIVSPDAPEVVDHPADDAGPETER
- a CDS encoding ATP-dependent Clp protease ATP-binding subunit produces the protein MFERFTDRARRVVVLAQEEARMLNHNYIGTEHILLGLIHEGEGVAAKALESLGISLEAVRQQVEEIIGQGQQAPSGHIPFTPRAKKVLELSLREALQLGHNYIGTEHILLGLIREGEGVAAQVLVKLGADLNRVRQQVIQLLSGYSGGKEAATAGGPAEGTPSTSLVLDQFGRNLTQAARESKLDPVIGREKEIERVMQVLSRRTKNNPVLIGEPGVGKTAVVEGLAQAIVKGEVPETLKDKHLYTLDLGALVAGSRYRGDFEERLKKVLKEIRTRGDIILFIDELHTLVGAGAAEGAIDAASILKPMLARGELQTIGATTLDEYRKHLEKDAALERRFQPIQVAEPSLPHTIEILKGLRDRYEAHHRVSITDEALVQAATLADRYISDRFLPDKAIDLIDEAGSRMRIRRMTAPPDLREFDEKIAGVRRDKESAIDSQDFEKAASLRDKEKQLLAAKTKREKEWKAGDMDVVAEVDGELIAEVLATATGIPVFKLTEEESSRLLRMEDELHKRVIGQKDAIKALSQAIRRTRAGLKDPKRPGGSFIFAGPSGVGKTELSKTLAEFLFGDEDALISLDMSEFSEKHTVSRLFGSPPGYVGYEEGGQLTEKVRRKPFSVVLFDEVEKAHPDIFNSLLQILEDGRLTDSQGRVVDFKNTVIIMTTNLGTRDISKGFNLGFAAQGDVKTGYERMKNKVNEELKQHFRPEFLNRVDDTVVFHQLTEEDIIQIVDLMIAKVDERLKDRDMGIELSAEAKSLLAKKGYDPVMGARPLRRTIQREIEDILSEKILFGELRPGHIVVVGTEGEGEEKKFTFRGEEKSALPDVPPIEQAAGGAGPNLTKDA
- a CDS encoding amino-acid N-acetyltransferase — its product is MSSELPHTDFRTEPSVINAAITVRRARTSDVPSVRRLLDGYVREGILLDKATVTLYEDIQEFWIAERDADARVIGCGALHVMWEDLAEVRTLAVDHSIKGVGVGHQVLDKLLQTARWLGVRRVFCLTFEVDFFAKHGFVEIGETPVDTDVYSELLRSYDEGVAEFLGLERVKPNTLGNSRMLLHL
- a CDS encoding SCO3374 family protein, coding for MALTVPPPRSPLADDRDGHGDHAQWYERELGWATTGTAPLRLLTGLRFDVLELPAVAGHAALRRVGRTGPVALTGQTMGLLVAPGSADELPGLLDWLEWGGVALTLTAVGTGGRIIAPAPPGWAAGSPGAAVWLRPPELRHEGEELPALAGLGSRGGDAPDLVRLVDAVATECHRARLTRAGTGRPATGCTADQPTVQPLAFS
- a CDS encoding histone-like nucleoid-structuring protein Lsr2, whose translation is MAQKVQVLLVDDLDGGEADETVTFALDGKTYEIDLTTTNADKLRGLLEPYTKGGRRTGGRAATGRGKGRAVPGGNKDTAEIRKWARENGHNVNDRGRVPAEIREAYEKANG